In a single window of the Deinococcus aetherius genome:
- a CDS encoding tyrosine-type recombinase/integrase, with the protein MTAKTASKKNGAKKTKSRGNGQGTVYKKQNGKYAWTITITYDTSSGERKRKTKSGTTDRKSDAYKEMAQAQADLARGALSIPDKVTVAEYAERWLRQQQLGSLPSTVKRYREELNYALKHIGDMHLQAVRPMHLNDLALKLAEQTMNHGGNMSARTQAYVFGRVRALFAAALVEQVLHRNPAIGIKRVKAERQRSAGQPLDPEQLARFERLGSTLYRHGVFRMWPALYLGASLGLRRGEILALQWDQVDLVNGRLHVRQSRNREKTGGKVKGTKTKTSNRSLKMHSALIEVLQVHKARQAQECREAGELWQDLGVVFSTAQGGWLAPDILRPALRTLIRWSDPQNVGHVDRRGVPRSARPELRQVMLSGERLPDITPHDLRHTYATILARRGVPIEVVSRNLGHSDVTVTLQVYRHVLDAERDEWLVDPFEERRASTPEVDAMAPSQDTVEETDGAQERKRQPIDAGGPTTALLQRRPKMNAGAKIASIKSPRLERGFSLAGAQGLEP; encoded by the coding sequence ATGACAGCAAAGACGGCAAGCAAGAAAAACGGAGCCAAGAAGACCAAGTCGCGGGGGAACGGCCAAGGAACGGTCTACAAGAAGCAGAATGGCAAGTACGCCTGGACGATCACCATTACCTATGACACGTCCAGCGGGGAGCGTAAGCGCAAGACCAAAAGCGGCACGACCGACAGAAAGTCAGACGCTTACAAGGAAATGGCCCAGGCACAGGCAGACCTGGCGCGCGGCGCCCTCTCCATTCCCGACAAGGTTACGGTAGCGGAGTATGCAGAGCGGTGGCTGAGGCAACAGCAGCTCGGCAGCCTTCCCAGCACAGTGAAGCGTTACCGGGAGGAGCTGAACTACGCGCTCAAGCACATCGGGGATATGCATCTCCAGGCTGTTCGGCCCATGCACCTCAATGATCTTGCCCTCAAGCTGGCTGAGCAGACCATGAATCACGGCGGCAACATGTCGGCCCGGACGCAAGCCTACGTTTTTGGTCGGGTTCGGGCGCTGTTTGCCGCCGCGCTGGTAGAGCAGGTACTTCACCGGAACCCGGCCATCGGCATTAAGCGCGTCAAGGCGGAGAGGCAGCGGAGTGCAGGGCAACCTCTGGACCCGGAGCAGCTCGCCCGGTTCGAGCGGCTCGGCAGCACGCTCTACCGCCACGGGGTGTTCCGCATGTGGCCTGCGCTCTACCTGGGCGCCAGCCTGGGCCTGAGGCGCGGTGAAATCCTGGCCCTTCAGTGGGATCAGGTGGACCTCGTAAATGGCAGGCTCCACGTCCGGCAGTCGCGGAACCGGGAGAAGACCGGCGGGAAGGTCAAGGGCACCAAGACGAAAACCTCCAACCGCTCCCTGAAGATGCACTCGGCCCTGATCGAGGTGCTCCAGGTGCATAAGGCGCGTCAGGCTCAGGAGTGCCGGGAGGCGGGGGAGTTGTGGCAGGACCTGGGGGTGGTCTTCAGCACAGCTCAGGGAGGTTGGCTGGCCCCCGACATTCTCCGGCCAGCCTTAAGGACGCTCATCCGGTGGTCTGACCCGCAGAACGTGGGGCATGTAGACCGACGGGGGGTGCCGCGTTCCGCACGGCCCGAGTTGCGGCAGGTCATGCTCAGCGGCGAGCGTCTGCCCGACATTACGCCTCACGACCTGAGGCATACCTACGCCACCATCCTGGCCCGGAGGGGCGTTCCCATCGAGGTCGTCAGCCGCAACCTGGGGCACAGCGACGTGACCGTCACCCTCCAGGTTTACCGCCATGTCCTGGACGCAGAACGCGATGAGTGGCTGGTGGACCCCTTTGAGGAGCGGCGGGCTTCAACACCTGAGGTAGATGCCATGGCGCCCTCACAGGACACTGTTGAGGAGACGGACGGAGCGCAGGAGCGCAAGAGGCAGCCGATTGACGCGGGTGGGCCTACTACAGCGCTACTACAGCGCAGGCCCAAAATGAACGCAGGAGCCAAAATTGCAAGCATAAAAAGTCCCCGCCTGGAGCGGGGATTTTCTTTGGCTGGGGCACAAGGACTCGAACCTTGA
- a CDS encoding 30S ribosomal protein S1: protein MEDQTQTPAVEGGTIQPTPGTDQISEGQTSTGQTDMAVTETASSASVAQPAAQAAPAEASTDDRDYPAMTMEDVLASEATEHQAVSRGDIVDGTVVFIGQEGIAVDVGAKVEGTIPLNQIAEEPVTLEEAQGMYKPGDKIEAYVVRVDLANSQIVLSKKRADQDKGWRVLERMQERDEAFEVEVLEKVRGGLVAQVEGIRAFLPASQVDTRRVNDLDPYVAKPLMVKLIELNRKRNRVIISHRAIMEAQKAQAREQTIGKLVPGATFEGEVVEITDFGVFVNLGGIDGLVHRSELTYGRFNHPRDVVKVGDKVQVQVIDVDEGRERINLSMKSLTEDPWQGAVEKYHIGQRVRGKVTNLTNFGAFVELEPGLEGLVHVSEMSWTKRVRHPNEVLKEGDEVEAVILRIDPKERRISLGIRQTTDDPWSALPDRYPPGTPVKGKITGMTDFGVFMEIEEGIEGLIHISELDTQRVNNPADLFKKGDEIEAVILNIDPVEQRASLSRRRALGGGGGPVRDFVSQGGGSRSDRYSGGQGGGRSGGGGRGGRGGGADYTFNAKDASQGGGKISTKLGDVYADLFAQFGLGGDKKDDAKTEGNQNEKQGE from the coding sequence ATGGAAGACCAGACCCAGACCCCCGCCGTTGAAGGCGGGACCATTCAGCCCACGCCGGGCACCGACCAGATCAGCGAGGGGCAGACGAGCACGGGCCAGACGGACATGGCGGTCACGGAGACGGCGAGCAGCGCCTCCGTGGCCCAACCGGCTGCGCAGGCCGCTCCCGCTGAGGCGAGCACCGACGACCGCGACTACCCCGCCATGACGATGGAGGATGTGCTCGCCAGCGAGGCGACCGAGCACCAGGCCGTGTCGCGCGGCGACATCGTGGACGGCACGGTCGTGTTCATCGGCCAGGAGGGCATCGCCGTGGACGTCGGCGCGAAGGTGGAGGGCACGATTCCCCTCAACCAGATCGCCGAGGAGCCCGTCACGCTCGAAGAAGCCCAGGGGATGTACAAGCCCGGCGACAAGATCGAGGCGTACGTCGTGCGGGTGGACCTCGCCAACAGCCAGATCGTGCTGAGCAAGAAGCGGGCCGATCAGGACAAGGGCTGGCGGGTGCTGGAGCGGATGCAGGAGCGCGACGAGGCCTTCGAGGTCGAGGTGCTCGAAAAGGTGCGCGGCGGGCTGGTCGCACAGGTCGAGGGCATTCGGGCCTTCCTCCCGGCCTCGCAGGTGGACACCCGCCGGGTGAACGACCTCGACCCCTACGTCGCCAAGCCGCTGATGGTCAAGCTGATCGAGCTCAACCGCAAGCGCAACCGGGTGATTATCAGCCACCGCGCGATCATGGAGGCCCAGAAGGCCCAGGCGCGCGAGCAGACCATCGGCAAGCTGGTGCCCGGCGCGACCTTCGAGGGTGAGGTCGTCGAGATCACCGACTTCGGCGTCTTCGTGAACCTGGGCGGCATCGACGGGCTCGTGCACCGCTCGGAGCTGACCTACGGCCGCTTCAACCACCCGCGCGACGTGGTGAAGGTGGGCGACAAGGTGCAGGTGCAGGTCATCGACGTGGACGAGGGGCGCGAGCGCATCAACCTCTCGATGAAGTCGCTGACCGAGGACCCCTGGCAGGGCGCGGTGGAGAAGTACCACATCGGCCAGCGGGTGCGGGGCAAGGTCACGAACCTCACCAACTTCGGGGCGTTCGTGGAGCTGGAACCCGGCCTGGAGGGCCTGGTGCACGTCAGCGAGATGAGCTGGACGAAGCGGGTGCGCCACCCCAACGAGGTTCTGAAGGAAGGCGACGAGGTCGAGGCGGTCATCCTGCGGATCGACCCCAAGGAGCGCCGGATCAGCCTCGGGATCCGTCAGACCACGGACGACCCGTGGAGCGCGCTGCCCGACCGTTACCCGCCCGGCACGCCGGTCAAGGGCAAGATCACCGGCATGACCGACTTCGGCGTCTTCATGGAGATCGAAGAAGGCATCGAGGGCCTGATCCACATCAGCGAACTCGATACCCAGCGGGTGAACAACCCCGCCGACCTCTTCAAGAAGGGTGACGAGATCGAGGCCGTGATCCTGAACATCGACCCCGTGGAGCAGCGCGCCAGCCTCTCGCGGCGCCGGGCACTGGGCGGCGGTGGCGGCCCCGTGCGCGACTTCGTCAGCCAGGGCGGCGGCTCGCGCAGTGACCGTTACAGCGGCGGCCAGGGTGGCGGACGCAGCGGTGGCGGCGGGCGCGGCGGGCGCGGCGGCGGTGCCGACTACACCTTCAACGCGAAGGACGCCTCTCAGGGCGGCGGCAAGATCAGCACCAAGCTGGGCGACGTGTACGCCGACCTCTTCGCGCAGTTCGGCCTGGGCGGCGACAAGAAGGACGACGCCAAGACCGAGGGCAACCAGAACGAGAAGCAGGGCGAGTAA